The genomic stretch ggacaggcggatagaggacaggaggatggaggatagaGGCCAGgatgatggaggacaggaggatagaggacaggaggatagaggacaggaggatagaggacaggaggatagaggtcaggaggatggaggacagtaggatagaggacaggaggatagaggacaggaggatagaggacaggaggatagaggagaggtggatggaggagaggaggatggaggacaggaggataggggacaggaggatggaggacaggagtatggaggacaggaggatggaggacaggaggatagaggacaggaggatagaggacaggaggatggaggacaggaggatatagggcaggaggatagaggacaggaggatagaggaaaggaggatagaggacaggaggatagaggacaggaggatggaggatagtggacaggaggatagaggacaggaggatagaggacaggaggatggaggatagagggcaggaggatagaggacaggaggatagaggaaaggaggatagaggatagaggacaggaggatagaggacaggaggatggaggatagaggacaggaggatagaggacaggaggatagaggacaggaggatagaggacaggaggatggaggacaggaggatggaggacaggaggatggaggacaggaggatagaggacagaaggatagaggacaggaggatagaggacaggaggatagaggagaggaggatggaggagaggaggataggggacaggaggatagaggagaggaggatggaggagaggaggatggaggacaggaggataggacaggaggatagaggacaggaggatggaggatagaggacaggaggatagaggacacgaggatagaggacaggaggatagaggacaggaggatggaggtcaggaggatagaggacaggaggatagaggacaggaggatggaagatagaggacaggaggatagaggacaggaggatagaggacaggaggatggaggatagaggacaggaggatagaggacaggaggatagaggacaggaggatagaggattggacaggaggatagaggataggaggatggaggatagaggataggacaggaggatagaggatatgataggaggatggaggacaggaggatggaggatacTGATGGATAGCtgtgttttattctttattaacTTCATCCAGGAATGTAAATCATTTTAtggacattttttcatttgtttccagtgagatatgaattactttaatttactttaGAGACTTTGTTGTTGTATACATAACTGTTTGTGGTCTAGAaacaatatttagttatttCTAAATTATAAGTAACTTCTAATTCTGTTGTGAACGCATTTGTTTTAGAATTTCAGATATCTTTTTCAAAAACATTAGTCATGTTGAAGAAGCGAGTATTGATGAGAGTAGCCCTGAGTTACATCCTCTCCCTACCtgcaggccaccgtagttctccatGAGCGGTAACTGTTACAAACCACTAGGTGGCACTAAAACActcacactgttcctttaactgAATTCCAACAGGTAACACAGGTGACCTGCTGAGGTAACACAGGTGACCTGCTGAGGTAACACAGGTGACCTGTTGAGGTAACACAGGTGACCTGCTGAGGTAACACAGGTGACCTGCTGAGGTAACACAGGTGACCTGTTGAGGTAGCACAGGTGACTTGCTGAGGTAACACAGGTGACCTGTTGAGGTAACACATGTGACCTGTTGAAATAACACAGGTGACTTGCTGAGGTAACACAGGTGACCTGTTGAGGTAACACATGTGACCTGTTGAAATAACACAGGTGACTTGCTGAGGTAACACAGGTGACCTGTTGAGGTAACACAGGTGACCTGTTGAGGTAACACAGGTGACTTGTTTGAAATAACACAGGTGACCATTTTAGGTAACACAGGTGACCTGTTGAGGTAACACAGGTGACCATTTGAGGTAACACAGGTGACCTGTTGAGGTAACACATGTGACTTGTTTGAAATAACACAGGTGACCTGCTGAGGTAACACAGGTGACCTGTTGAGGTAACACAGGTGACTTGCTGAGGTAACACAGGTGACCATTTGAGTTAACACAGGTGACTTGTTGAAATAACACAGGTGACCTGCTGAGGTAACACAGGTGACTTGCTTAGGTAACACATGTGACTTGCTGAGGTAACACAGGTGACTTGCTGAGGTAACACAGGTGACTTGCTGAGGTAACACAGGTGACCTGTTGAGGTAACACAGGTGACTTGCTGAGGTAACACAGGTGACCTGTTGAGGTAACACAGGTGACCTGTTGAGGTAACACAGGTGACTTGCTGAGGTAACACAGGTGACCTGTTGAGGTAACACATGTGACCTGTTGAGGTAACATAGGTGACTTGCTGAGGTAACACAGGTGACCTGTTGAGGTAACACATGTGACTTGCTGAGGTAACACAGGTGACCTGCTGAGGTAACACATGTGACTTGCTGGGGTAACACAGGTGATCTGTTGAGGTAACACATGTGACTTGCTGAGGTAACACAGGTGACCTGTTGAGGTAACACATGTGACTTGCTGAGGTAACACAGGTGACCTGCTGAGGTAACACATGTGACTTGCTGGGGTAACACAGGTGATCTGTTGAGGTAACACATGTGACTTGCTGAGGTAACACAGGTGACCTGCTGAGGTAACACATGTGACTTGCTGGGGTAACACAGGTGATCTGTTGAGGTAACACATGTGACCTGTTGAGGTAACACATGTGACTTGTTGAGGTAACACATGTGACCTGTTGAGGTAACACATGTGACCTTTTGAGGTAACACAGGTGACCTGTTGAGGTAACACAGGTGACCTGTTGAGGTAACACATGTGACCTGTTGAGGTAACACATGTGACTTGTCGAGGTAACACATGTGACCTTTTGAGGTAACACAGGTGACCTGTTGAGGTAACACAGGTGACCTGTTGAGGTAACCCATGTGACTTGCTGAGGTAACACATGTGACCTGTTGAGGTAACACATGTGACTTGCTGAGGTAACACAGGTGACCTGTTGAGGTAACACAGGTGACTTGCTGAGGTAACACAGGTGACCTGTTGAGGTAACACAGGTGACCTGTTGAGGTAACACAGGTGACTTGCTGAGGTAACACAGGTGACTCGCTGAGGTAACACAGGTGACCTGCTGAGGTAACACAGGTGGTCTGTTGAGGTAACACAGGTGGTCCAGGTGGTCTGTTGAGGTAACACAGGTGGTCTAGTCCAGACCCCCACGGTGTGCTCGACCCGTGGACACAGCATCACGTTCAGGCCTGTCCTAGTTaagtcagtgtgtgttggtgccgTGGGTGGAGGTCTTCTGGTGTTGTGGAGCGACTCAGACCCGACAAAGGGCACAAGTGATGCTGACACTAGATGTCTTGCTTGAGCTGTGAAGACTATGGTCTGGTTTTACACCTCTTGTAGAGAGTAGAGGGTGTTTACCTGTCACATGGCGGTCTGGTAGCCTGACTGCTGCAGATGACAGGCTCcacccagcagctcctcctctctgagGTCACGCTTCCTGAGAGGAGCATCACACAACTCCATTTACCAGAACCATATTTCATGGTTTGACTCTCTACTGTTGAACTCATAGCACATTTAGTTTCTTTAGTTTATGATTGTCTTCATGGGGTTTTGCACGTTTCACCATATTTAGGTACGTTAACTTCTGAATTGCAAACCTCTTGCATGCAcaggtttattgttttggtatttTGTGTATCTTAAGTATGTGATGGTTTTATCAGTCGTATATTATGTGGAGTTGGTTCATCGAGGCACATTTCAAACTCATTCATACCTAATAACCTAATAAGTCTGTCCTTTGTTTTCTGAACCTTTTGAATGAGCTTTGTTAAACAAGATGTTTCTAaacaacttcctgtttgcaaGAAGATGAAAATATGAAACTATTTAGAGTGCTGCAGCAACGAGTCCTCGAATCCTTTCTAACCGTCGGGTTCCAGCATCTCAAAGTCGACATGCTTCTGGTACGTTAACTTCCTGGTGTTCACCCCTGCGGCGCTGTGGAGTCAATCATGTTTAACCACAAATCGTCAACAGTTGTAAAAGCCCTTCACACTCATCGTGTGTTGactgcagctctgctcctcGTGAGTCACTGTTCTGTAGTCCTAACAACAAATCCTCCCTTTATCCCGCCGCCGCGTTCAGACGCTGCGGCGCTGCTACAGCCGCGTGAAGGAGCACGGCATCGGCAAAAGGAAGAGCAGCTACACCATCGAGCAGCTGGAGAAGGTGTTCGGCCAGGGGGGCTGGGACTCCCAGAGCTGTGCCCCGGTGCTGATCAACAGCAGCGGGCTGTACCAGGAGATGGAGTCCGACGGCAGCACCCTGGAGGACTTCTCCCAGGAGGACTGGTGCAACCAGGTGCTGGACTCAGCCTTCCAGGAGGGGGACATGGAGACTGGTGAGTGGGCGCATAGCAACGGAAGACACGGAAACATTGGCTTCAAGCTCATgggtgtgtttcttcttcttctctctagAAGAAATGCAGGTGCCGAAGAGCCGAGCTCTGCAGATTCAAATCGAGCTGTCGGAACAAATCCAGTAAGTCAACTAGAGCGCCGTGAAGTTATGCATTTGAACATATGATATGAATCTGAGCCGTACGTTGTGAATGAGCCTCATCATGTGAAACCATCTCTGTAATATGTCTGACATTCCTCTGAatgtctataatgcattataaccTGCTTTATTAGACAGACCTTATGAGTGAGGTGATGAGCCCCATCTTTGTTATTATAATACTGTTATGAAGCATTGCAATGTGATATTTAGTTACTGAACTAAAGAATGTGGGGGGACAAAATCATGAAATCTATTATAGTTATAAGCACTCATGAATATTCCTCATGATTTTAGTAAAGTAGTaacaagaacaacaataatataaatgagTACTTGACTTGAACCACTACTTGACTAACTTCTAATCGCAATATAATGAATTACAACAccgattataatgcattatgaaaAGATAATAATGTGATACATGCTATGGGAATTCTATATTCTTGCAAAAGAACATAATGACATATGCTACTTGACCTTATTTGTTCTAAAAAcctttcattgtgttttaaGACTACTGTAATAACGCATTGTGAATATGTATGAGTGTTATTACTATAATTATACAGTGCTATAATCAGATTGTAATGTATTACAGATAAAGGcctcgtatatatatatatatatatatatatatatatatatatatatatatatatatatatataggggcTAAATACACATGTATGAGGaggatttaataatatatatatatatatatataatgtactgtgtCAAAGGCCATGTAATAGTTCATGGAGGCTAACAAGGTGCTATTCATTACGTCTGacagcttgtttttttgcacttttcTCAGAGGAGATATTGTTTTATTGAGTCATGGTTCTCTACGCTGGGTTCTCTACAGAAAAAGGGAAACGATGCAGACCGTGATGCGCATCCTGGAGTCGGTGCAGCTGAAGTGGGAGCACTTCCAGACGTGGACGGAGTTCTCGCGGCTGCATCTCTCCAACAAGCTGGCCATCTTCGGCGTGGGCTACAACACGCGCTGGCGCGAGGACGTGCGCTACCACTACGCCGAAATCAGCTCGCAGGTGCCGCTGGGCAAGAGGCTGCGCGAATACTTCAACCCGGAGAAGCCCGAGGGCCGCGTCGTCATGACCCGGGTCCAGAAGATGAACTGGAAGAACGTCTACTACAAGTTCCTGGACATCACCATCAGCGAGGCGCGGTGCCTGGAGCTGCACATGGAGGTGGAATGGATCCCCGTGTCCCAGTCCATGGCGGCGGGCTGCGGCAAGGGCACCTCCCACTACCTCCTTCCCGGGGACATCCCCAAGGCCTACGGACTCTACGCCGTCGGCTACGAGGCTCTCGCCTTCCCCCGGGGCGACGGCGAAGATCACGGCTCGGAGAACGGGGCGCCGAGTCAGGCCGACGGAGAAGGTTCGGAGAGGTGGGACAGGACTGGGGGTGAAGTCACCTACTGCTACCTGGGCATAGCGGAGGACAGGACCATACAGCAGAGCCTCTTCCAGCACTTCCAGGGCTCCGGCAAACACTACGCCCACAGCGAACCCTCCGCCGTGACGCGCTTCCTGCAGGAGAACTGCCGCGGCACCACCGCCCACCTGAGCGGTGACGGGGGCGAGGACTCGTCGCAGCGCTTCGCCATTTACATCAAATTCATCGAGGTGGAGCTGGACTTCCTCTCGGCGGGCTCCCTGCTGGAGTGCCTGGAGACGGCCGTCGGCTGCCCTTTGAAATACAACAACAAGGAAACGTCGTAACGCAGCCGGCGCCTCGCCCTGTGGACCGGCTCAGGACGAGCAAAGCGCTGCAGCCAGCGGGGCGGCGTGAAGAGGGCGTTCCGTCTGTTTTAACGCATGGGAGTGTGCGGGAGTCTGGCTTTCGTTTGCGGCCTATTGAACTGATTTCTCTTCAGACTCATTAAGTCTAAAAACTTAGTATTACAGAGCTGCAGCATCCAAGACGTATGTTGCTATTATTTAAGGCTTATGTGCACTACCAAGGTTTCTGCTGCTCGTTTCGTGTAGATAAGTATCGCCTCGTCAGAGCGTGGGGTTGGCTCGGGACGTCTACCTCAGTAGGGTGTAGCGAACAAGGCAGCGAGGGGACCACGGCGTGGATCTGTTCTAAAGTCGGCCTTTACTTTGGCTTCCAGGTCTGGACCTGAACTCGGAAGCATGGAAGAGTAGCACGCTGGTTCATGCCTTATGTTTTTGCACGTGTTGCACGCTGCAGCTGGGGGTGCTTTCATGCAGATTAGGGAGCGTAAGAACCGGCCTCGACCCATGCAGATGCTCCGGGAGCGCCACGAACCAGAGTGGCCACGTGTGCCGACGGCGCTGTAAATACTGCAGACTCATGGCAACACTGTCCATCCGATGCTAGTGCTTTACAAacagaaatatacatatattattgtatttaaggATGTGCTTCAATGCTATCACTCATGTTAacccttttgtaaaaaaaacatggacaaaTACAAAAAGTGAATGAATGccactttcttttattttctagtTTGACAGTCATAActggaaaatataaatattaaagtaTAAAACAGTAGAGATGGAAGCAGCTCAGGAGTGAGACAGCGTCAGAACCACTCTCCTTCCGAGCCGTGAGGCGGTGAGCTTCACCGCAGCGCACCGTACCACTCGTTGGGTTTGCCTGGTCGGCCTTCTCCCCGGCTTTGTTTCACGGTCTTTAGGAGCTCTCGTGTACATTCACGTGCCTGACTAGGTCTGCTCCTGCATGGGCAGTAGCTAGATATTGTGAAATACTGCCACACCAGTTCAGGGCATTAATCATTTAGTTTTGCGCCACGCTATCAGCTAAGAGGAATCAGCGATATTGAGCCCATCTACATTCCAGGTGTGGACCGTCACAGTTTGGATCCACCTGTCAACGATTCGCTGGATTCGATGTGTGGCATCCTCAACCTTTTAATTTAGGAAGTGTTTCAAagaaatgtttagtttttttaaatgtgtttaagcCCAACATTGTTGAAACAGAACAGccaataatcaatcaatcaatcactgCGCTGAAGCCAAACCCACGATAACGTCCCGAAGCCCACTGAGACGGTGGCCAGGTGTTTGGAGCATCTCTAGCTGCAgctggggggggtggggttgtgAGTACTGGAAGACCAACACCTCTATGGGTGGAGAGCCGGCCTGAGCATTGAGCTGCAGGGGTTAATCATCTTCGACCTGTAACTTTTATGAATATGGTTCCTGAGGTGATGTGCAATGTGCCAGGAGAGGACCAGTGTAGAGAAGAatcaaaaaaagggaaaagtcCTTATTGAATCTATGTGTATGAAATCTACCTTAAATAtctataatgtatatatatatatttaaaaaatatcgATGTTCTTGAGCATTCCGGCTTTTGCAATGTTAATTTGTTtgggtatacagtatatgaagaTGAATatgatattttctattttattggTTGACACCATGtcttgtatgtgtttgttttgaagtcACCGTCttgtatgtttacatgtttgaaaaaacaataaatgggGCGCTCACTGTCATTTGCCACACGGTGAGAAcgggcgtgtgcgtgtgcgtgtgcgtgtgtgtgcgtgcgtgtgtgtgcatgtgtgtgcatgtgtgtgcgtgtgtgtgcgtgcgtgtgcgtgcgtgtgcgtgcgtgtgcgtgcgtgtgcgtgctcgctcacagtggagaacatgcaGCCTGATGAATATGACCTGATGCTGTCAATCATCTCATCAAGTGAATACCAGCGTCACCGTCTCATGTTTCACAATAAACTGCATAAATGCTCCACAAGCACCTGGAGTTTCACAGGTTCCATTTAGTTATAGAATAAGCTGAAAAGGTCTGAGAGCATATTAGGGCCATTGGCtgaaaaaaactacatttccaAGATTAATGTTGTCAATTTATGAGAACAGAAACTTGGATGTTCTCAAAAGATTAAAGTGGCCAGAAAACAAATTGGCAAATTACATATTCATAGAAAGGTTGGAAGGTCGATGACCTCAACTCAGAGGTGTATTTCATAAAGATGGCAACCTTCTTGTATCGAATCACAATGTCCTGATTATGGGAGGAAAATGtttatagaataaataaatgtttcaaaAAAACCTTGCTGTGCATTTTGCCTTTGTTCATAGAATACAATTACAGCTCTGTGGGAcaatttaaatgtgtatgtgttgtcATAATTAAACATAATGGAAGACCTGATaaagaggatttaaaaaaggggCCTCTTAACAGAGGTCGTGACCCCTGATGCACAACAAGTGTGGCTGCAGCAGCTGATGGGAGCGCTGAGCTGGGGCAGATGTAATGCACCCATGTGACCAGGAGATGGCGACATGGAGCTGGTGCTGAAAACAGCACCGATACCTGATTTGAGAAGAACAGCTGGTTCCTTTGAGGAGGCTGAACACGATGACAGCGCGCGTGCATGTGA from Cyclopterus lumpus isolate fCycLum1 chromosome 14, fCycLum1.pri, whole genome shotgun sequence encodes the following:
- the LOC117743059 gene encoding myb/SANT-like DNA-binding domain-containing protein 2 isoform X2, with protein sequence MKLFRVLQQRVLESFLTVGFQHLKVDMLLTLRRCYSRVKEHGIGKRKSSYTIEQLEKVFGQGGWDSQSCAPVLINSSGLYQEMESDGSTLEDFSQEDWCNQVLDSAFQEGDMETEEMQVPKSRALQIQIELSEQIQKRETMQTVMRILESVQLKWEHFQTWTEFSRLHLSNKLAIFGVGYNTRWREDVRYHYAEISSQVPLGKRLREYFNPEKPEGRVVMTRVQKMNWKNVYYKFLDITISEARCLELHMEVEWIPVSQSMAAGCGKGTSHYLLPGDIPKAYGLYAVGYEALAFPRGDGEDHGSENGAPSQADGEGSERWDRTGGEVTYCYLGIAEDRTIQQSLFQHFQGSGKHYAHSEPSAVTRFLQENCRGTTAHLSGDGGEDSSQRFAIYIKFIEVELDFLSAGSLLECLETAVGCPLKYNNKETS
- the LOC117743059 gene encoding myb/SANT-like DNA-binding domain-containing protein 2 isoform X1, with the translated sequence MAASSTAEHSPEISTPLKIPKTEVPSPESEDLSDSNQYHSNPSTPNRFSPLNVCSGTAGRTAASSSSNSFTACRGMSWTPSETNALIAVWGNERLTEARMQQLEVAGTVFSGKAPGPAMYERVSRALSELGYERTPSQCRERMKTLRRCYSRVKEHGIGKRKSSYTIEQLEKVFGQGGWDSQSCAPVLINSSGLYQEMESDGSTLEDFSQEDWCNQVLDSAFQEGDMETEEMQVPKSRALQIQIELSEQIQKRETMQTVMRILESVQLKWEHFQTWTEFSRLHLSNKLAIFGVGYNTRWREDVRYHYAEISSQVPLGKRLREYFNPEKPEGRVVMTRVQKMNWKNVYYKFLDITISEARCLELHMEVEWIPVSQSMAAGCGKGTSHYLLPGDIPKAYGLYAVGYEALAFPRGDGEDHGSENGAPSQADGEGSERWDRTGGEVTYCYLGIAEDRTIQQSLFQHFQGSGKHYAHSEPSAVTRFLQENCRGTTAHLSGDGGEDSSQRFAIYIKFIEVELDFLSAGSLLECLETAVGCPLKYNNKETS